The following are from one region of the Thermoproteus uzoniensis 768-20 genome:
- a CDS encoding carbonic anhydrase produces MCLEGFAKVRAGVGALSAAEILRQIRETAAAQRPRCAVLTCSDSRVSPELLTLSGVGEMFVVRVAGNVVDDLVYHSLKFAVDRLGVRTIYVVGHKRCGAVALGLDGAAPPPIQRQIDEAVKRAGSREPEAVEVENVRVSCEKLRDIGARVEGYYYDIDAVELKRVC; encoded by the coding sequence GTGTGTCTCGAGGGATTTGCCAAGGTGAGGGCCGGGGTGGGGGCTCTCTCCGCCGCAGAGATCTTGAGGCAGATTAGGGAAACCGCGGCGGCGCAGAGGCCAAGATGCGCCGTGCTTACCTGTAGCGACTCCCGCGTCTCGCCGGAGCTCCTCACCCTCTCGGGCGTAGGGGAGATGTTCGTCGTGAGGGTTGCGGGAAACGTCGTCGACGACTTGGTCTACCACTCTCTGAAATTCGCCGTAGATAGGCTGGGCGTGAGGACCATATACGTGGTCGGCCACAAGAGGTGCGGAGCGGTGGCCCTAGGCCTAGACGGCGCCGCGCCGCCTCCGATACAGAGGCAGATAGACGAGGCTGTCAAGAGGGCGGGCAGTCGGGAGCCGGAGGCCGTGGAGGTCGAGAACGTGAGGGTCTCGTGCGAGAAGTTGAGGGATATAGGCGCGCGTGTTGAGGGCTACTACTACGACATAGACGCGGTCGAGCTGAAGAGGGTCTGCTGA
- a CDS encoding ubiquinol-cytochrome c reductase iron-sulfur subunit, with product MSDCNQAGDVPAAGRREAIKLLIGSSVALGVGALTAPLAAALLSFHRADVVKSGYASVEVVLCESVDNCPDQYSVPISELEQGPKFVLLQKGSLAIPAVFGLVRATDGKLYPAAYNIVCTHFGCPVNPLGGPYLSGFGCPCHGSVFQICADPKGCPNGALFLEAAVVAGPAPRPLRPIKVAVKGDRVYALRAYI from the coding sequence ATGAGCGACTGCAACCAGGCAGGGGACGTCCCCGCCGCTGGCAGGAGGGAGGCAATCAAGTTGCTCATAGGCTCGTCGGTGGCGCTGGGCGTGGGGGCCCTCACGGCGCCGCTGGCCGCCGCCTTGCTCTCCTTCCATAGAGCCGACGTGGTCAAGTCGGGCTACGCGTCGGTCGAGGTGGTCCTCTGCGAGTCGGTGGATAACTGCCCTGATCAGTACTCGGTGCCTATAAGCGAGCTGGAGCAGGGGCCTAAGTTCGTCCTGCTCCAGAAGGGCTCGTTGGCCATACCCGCCGTGTTCGGCCTGGTCCGCGCCACGGACGGCAAGCTGTACCCAGCCGCCTACAACATAGTGTGTACCCACTTCGGCTGTCCCGTGAACCCGCTGGGCGGGCCCTACCTCTCGGGCTTTGGCTGTCCGTGCCACGGCTCGGTGTTCCAGATATGCGCGGATCCGAAGGGTTGCCCCAACGGAGCCTTGTTCCTCGAGGCCGCAGTGGTGGCGGGGCCGGCGCCGCGCCCGTTGAGGCCCATAAAGGTCGCCGTGAAGGGGGATAGGGTATACGCCTTGAGGGCGTACATATGA
- a CDS encoding DHHA1 domain-containing protein, with protein sequence MGKTLTILAHGDADGVCSAALVKAAFAEEYEEVRIYFTHPVDLVKDFREAAAGDVYIVDVAIDEKFLDEAREAFSAHRGRVVYVDHHPLSADLPGVEVVHEEGAAASELVYRRLAGKLPRLYSRVALYGAISDYMDHTDWVRQALEMWDRRIVYYEAGVLMQGLERARKDHEFKREVVGHLSRNGAPSALPKLLRLAEEQARVNEALVGWVERNAVVEGRVAYVVNPPGPLGLAATLARGLKESPVGIAAEERGDVYVMSLRSAPPVDLNAFLRDFARRRGVSGGGHRNAAGARVPKDMFRTLVEELNGFISRL encoded by the coding sequence GTGGGCAAGACGTTGACGATTCTGGCCCACGGAGATGCCGACGGCGTGTGCTCGGCCGCGCTCGTGAAGGCCGCCTTTGCGGAGGAGTACGAGGAGGTGCGGATCTACTTCACCCATCCCGTGGATCTGGTCAAGGACTTCCGGGAGGCCGCCGCCGGGGACGTGTACATAGTCGACGTGGCCATAGACGAGAAGTTCCTCGATGAGGCGCGGGAGGCCTTCTCGGCGCATCGAGGCCGCGTCGTGTACGTAGACCACCACCCCCTCTCCGCGGATCTGCCGGGCGTGGAGGTGGTCCACGAAGAGGGGGCCGCGGCCTCCGAGCTCGTCTACAGGCGGCTCGCCGGGAAGTTGCCCCGGCTCTACAGCAGAGTCGCCCTCTACGGCGCCATCAGCGACTACATGGACCACACAGACTGGGTGAGACAGGCGCTGGAGATGTGGGATAGGCGGATAGTCTACTACGAGGCCGGCGTGTTAATGCAGGGGCTGGAGCGGGCGCGGAAAGACCACGAGTTCAAGCGGGAGGTGGTGGGCCATCTGTCCAGAAACGGCGCCCCCTCGGCTCTGCCGAAGTTGCTGAGGCTGGCCGAGGAGCAGGCTAGGGTCAACGAGGCCCTCGTGGGCTGGGTGGAGAGGAACGCAGTCGTGGAGGGCCGCGTGGCCTACGTGGTGAACCCCCCGGGGCCTCTCGGCCTCGCCGCAACTCTCGCGAGGGGCCTCAAGGAGTCGCCCGTGGGCATCGCGGCGGAGGAGAGAGGCGACGTATACGTCATGAGCCTGCGCTCTGCTCCCCCGGTGGACCTGAACGCCTTCTTGAGAGACTTCGCCAGAAGGCGCGGGGTGTCGGGAGGCGGCCACAGAAACGCCGCTGGGGCCAGAGTACCCAAGGACATGTTCAGGACTCTGGTGGAGGAGCTCAACGGGTTCATCTCGCGGCTGTAG
- a CDS encoding sulfurtransferase TusA family protein — protein sequence MKPAKTLDVRGKFCPMPVMETAKAINQINVGEILEVLATDPAADPDIKAWAKRTGHEVVASEKTPEGYLRILVRRLK from the coding sequence ATGAAGCCCGCAAAGACCCTCGACGTGAGGGGCAAGTTCTGCCCGATGCCCGTTATGGAGACGGCGAAGGCCATCAACCAGATAAACGTCGGGGAGATATTGGAGGTGCTGGCGACGGACCCCGCGGCAGATCCCGACATAAAGGCGTGGGCCAAACGGACCGGCCACGAGGTCGTCGCGTCGGAGAAGACGCCGGAGGGGTATCTGAGGATATTAGTGAGGCGTCTGAAGTAG
- a CDS encoding PaREP1 family protein: MEIPQTLLEMARRQGLDLVELVSRALSLDPNRRASAHVELAERFLAEGRGLVDRDPVQASEKLYRAAEEAVKALATALGLGEAERAREYGRWTAQLLFQAVDSASRIAGRDLRLLWRAAWFLHVEGLHEARLNSAQVKEDVEYVEKIVDLASKYVKKARGLAEGNRAGSGA; encoded by the coding sequence GTGGAGATACCCCAGACGCTTCTCGAGATGGCCAGAAGACAGGGTCTGGACCTCGTCGAGTTGGTGTCTAGAGCGCTGTCGTTGGATCCGAACAGACGGGCCTCGGCCCACGTGGAGCTCGCTGAGCGGTTCCTCGCCGAGGGGAGGGGATTGGTGGATAGGGACCCGGTACAGGCCTCCGAGAAGCTCTACAGGGCGGCCGAGGAGGCCGTGAAGGCGTTGGCCACAGCGCTGGGGCTGGGGGAAGCCGAGAGGGCGAGAGAGTACGGCCGCTGGACCGCCCAGTTGCTTTTCCAGGCGGTAGACTCGGCCTCGAGGATAGCTGGGAGAGACCTAAGGCTTCTCTGGCGGGCCGCGTGGTTCCTCCACGTCGAGGGGTTACACGAGGCGCGGCTGAACAGCGCACAGGTGAAGGAGGACGTAGAGTACGTCGAGAAGATCGTCGATCTAGCCTCAAAATATGTCAAGAAGGCTCGCGGCCTCGCCGAGGGCAACCGCGCCGGATCTGGGGCCTAG
- a CDS encoding cupredoxin domain-containing protein, with protein sequence MEKAKIFEYATIFGAAAVLAYLATAAGINLYYIDNYGNVYSHQPYETIKVIARQYVWEFQYPNGTTSFNTLVIKAGQLYRLELTSADVVHAFYVPDLGIKYQAVPGFVYTIWLKVDKPGTYLVECAVYCGPGHYLMLGKIVVEP encoded by the coding sequence ATGGAGAAGGCTAAGATTTTCGAATACGCCACCATATTCGGCGCGGCCGCCGTGCTGGCATACCTCGCGACGGCCGCGGGCATAAACCTATACTACATAGACAACTACGGCAACGTCTACAGCCACCAGCCCTACGAGACCATCAAGGTGATAGCGAGGCAGTATGTCTGGGAGTTCCAGTATCCCAACGGAACCACCTCCTTCAACACGTTGGTCATCAAGGCCGGCCAGCTCTACAGGCTCGAGCTGACGTCGGCAGACGTGGTGCACGCCTTCTACGTGCCCGACCTCGGCATAAAGTACCAGGCAGTGCCCGGCTTCGTCTACACTATATGGCTTAAGGTGGACAAGCCCGGCACCTACCTCGTGGAGTGCGCCGTCTACTGCGGACCGGGCCACTACCTAATGTTGGGCAAGATAGTGGTGGAGCCATGA
- a CDS encoding molybdopterin-dependent oxidoreductase encodes MDRRRFIKLMLAAGGAAVLGGYATYRLPQTGGSRPEPPPNSHISAIQNYTGSTTTSAPPLTPENLWYVVQIGPTPTVDVGNYALVVDGLVENPLKLTYKELASLPSVELVTTLQCVSDPYFLRATVKWRGVKLSDILNMAGVSKNAVKVVAYGADGYTSDLPLWKAMEPDTLVAYMADGEPLPSKHGYPVRLVVPRWWGYKSVKWLVKLTVTDKDYLGYWESVGYPDVARKDGGE; translated from the coding sequence ATGGATAGGCGGCGTTTCATAAAGCTCATGCTCGCCGCTGGCGGCGCCGCCGTGTTGGGCGGCTACGCGACGTATCGGCTACCCCAGACAGGCGGGAGTCGGCCGGAGCCCCCGCCCAACTCCCACATATCAGCTATACAGAACTACACCGGGTCGACGACCACGAGCGCGCCGCCGCTGACGCCGGAGAACCTCTGGTACGTCGTCCAGATCGGGCCGACGCCTACAGTCGACGTGGGCAACTACGCGCTGGTGGTCGACGGGCTCGTCGAGAACCCGCTCAAGCTTACCTACAAGGAGCTGGCCTCTCTGCCGTCGGTAGAGCTCGTGACGACGCTCCAATGCGTCTCCGATCCCTACTTCTTGAGGGCGACGGTCAAGTGGCGGGGCGTCAAGCTCAGCGACATACTCAACATGGCCGGCGTCTCCAAAAACGCCGTCAAGGTGGTCGCCTACGGGGCCGACGGGTACACCAGCGATCTGCCTCTGTGGAAGGCGATGGAGCCCGACACGCTTGTGGCCTATATGGCCGACGGCGAGCCTCTGCCGAGCAAGCACGGCTACCCCGTCAGGCTGGTCGTGCCGAGGTGGTGGGGCTACAAGAGCGTGAAGTGGCTCGTCAAGCTGACAGTCACCGACAAGGACTACCTAGGCTACTGGGAGTCGGTGGGCTATCCGGACGTGGCCAGGAAAGACGGCGGCGAGTAG
- a CDS encoding 4a-hydroxytetrahydrobiopterin dehydratase, translated as MRKEEYIVYRIRFKSHTDAARFLASLAEAADRLGHHPDAELRYTDLVLKLTTHDAGNRVTERDLSLAREIERLLEAYRESVIGVE; from the coding sequence GTGAGGAAGGAGGAGTATATCGTGTATAGGATAAGGTTCAAGTCCCACACCGACGCGGCGAGGTTCTTGGCGAGCCTCGCAGAGGCCGCAGATAGGTTAGGCCACCACCCAGACGCGGAGTTGAGGTACACGGACCTCGTCCTCAAGCTAACGACACACGACGCCGGGAACAGAGTCACTGAGAGGGATCTATCGCTGGCGAGGGAAATCGAGAGGCTCCTGGAGGCGTATAGGGAATCCGTAATCGGAGTGGAGTAG
- a CDS encoding ArsR/SmtB family transcription factor, which yields MAIWVALWLEDRDARRLIQFLFYATRGGQTRLAIVKALNERPMNANEIAKSLGLDYKTVKHHLEVLMRHGLLERVGDGYGCVYIPSQLLKRYWSLIEP from the coding sequence TTGGCTATCTGGGTCGCACTGTGGCTGGAAGACCGCGATGCGAGGAGGCTTATACAATTCCTCTTCTACGCCACGAGGGGCGGCCAGACGAGGCTGGCGATAGTGAAGGCCTTGAATGAGAGGCCCATGAACGCTAACGAGATAGCCAAGTCCCTCGGCCTCGACTACAAGACCGTCAAGCACCACCTGGAGGTGTTGATGAGGCACGGGCTTCTGGAGAGGGTGGGCGACGGCTACGGCTGCGTGTACATCCCGTCGCAACTGCTCAAGAGATACTGGAGCCTGATAGAGCCATGA
- a CDS encoding cytochrome b N-terminal domain-containing protein, giving the protein MNPISRLWELILERFHLKEFLEHPVPRYANLNPLYWFGDVAAMSFVILAITGMVLAVLYTPGVTPTYTIQTLGGSAEVSQSYYSVYKIAYLTPLGFILREIHLWAAYMMVFAAITHFFAKFVLGSYKRRGGGALWLLGVLLGVLTVTQAVLGYILPLHLDGALALQIGLNIFRYLEYFGVPVGQVVVSVLGSTFITSGIMKDIYTLHVLVVPAIILVLLGLKINGILYGGVSPPPTKNNAARERALAETEPFYPHRFALTVGQLLLQLSVLLLLVAVFPQPLLEPWLPGQPVPSGVRPPWPVEWYYTYVKAINPFISVGIPIFMVLFALIVPLIDRKGGNSLEERWVWVLIAILYMAIIGYGTVLGFLIDIPKPLTPLTRITPPPDYVVPYIGTPTPVG; this is encoded by the coding sequence ATGAACCCCATATCTAGGCTCTGGGAGCTGATACTGGAGCGTTTCCACCTCAAGGAGTTCCTGGAGCACCCGGTGCCGCGCTACGCCAACCTTAACCCGCTTTACTGGTTCGGGGACGTCGCAGCCATGAGCTTCGTGATCTTGGCCATAACCGGCATGGTCCTGGCCGTCCTCTACACGCCCGGCGTCACCCCGACCTACACTATCCAGACCCTAGGCGGAAGCGCCGAGGTATCACAGAGCTACTACTCCGTCTACAAGATCGCCTACTTGACCCCCCTCGGCTTCATACTACGCGAGATACACCTATGGGCCGCCTACATGATGGTGTTCGCCGCGATAACCCACTTCTTCGCCAAGTTCGTGTTGGGCTCCTACAAGCGCAGGGGCGGCGGCGCCCTGTGGCTCCTCGGCGTCTTGCTGGGCGTCTTGACGGTGACGCAGGCCGTGTTGGGCTATATCCTGCCCCTCCACCTAGACGGCGCGTTGGCCCTCCAGATAGGCCTCAACATATTCAGATATCTGGAGTACTTCGGGGTGCCCGTGGGCCAGGTGGTGGTCTCCGTGTTGGGCAGCACATTCATAACGAGCGGCATAATGAAGGACATATACACGCTACACGTGCTGGTGGTGCCCGCCATTATTCTGGTCTTGCTGGGGCTCAAGATAAACGGCATACTCTACGGCGGCGTCTCGCCTCCCCCCACGAAGAACAACGCGGCTAGGGAGAGGGCCCTTGCCGAGACGGAGCCCTTCTACCCCCACAGATTCGCCTTGACCGTCGGCCAGCTGTTGCTACAGCTGAGCGTGTTGCTTCTGCTCGTCGCAGTGTTCCCCCAGCCGTTGTTGGAGCCCTGGCTGCCCGGCCAGCCCGTGCCCTCGGGCGTAAGGCCTCCGTGGCCCGTCGAGTGGTATTATACCTATGTCAAGGCGATAAACCCGTTCATATCGGTCGGGATACCCATCTTCATGGTCTTGTTCGCCCTAATTGTGCCCCTCATAGATAGGAAGGGAGGCAACTCGCTGGAGGAGCGGTGGGTCTGGGTCCTCATAGCCATACTCTACATGGCCATAATAGGCTATGGCACCGTGCTCGGCTTCTTGATAGACATACCGAAGCCCTTGACGCCGTTGACGCGCATAACGCCTCCGCCCGACTACGTCGTGCCCTATATAGGCACGCCGACGCCTGTGGGCTAG
- a CDS encoding DsrE/DsrF/DrsH-like family protein produces the protein MERKLGIVFASGAANRICCLVVYGAAALASGYKVTVHLVNEGLVAFRKDVLPKLNAGGLETAMSPPMYAPYVETYLKNLKEAVAKGALKTWYDFLKDLKSQYGDRFKIYACPLAAQLYGISKGDLVDVVDDIRGAEYFLEEVYGGVVMYL, from the coding sequence ATGGAGCGGAAGTTGGGGATTGTGTTCGCCTCGGGCGCCGCGAACAGGATATGTTGCCTCGTCGTCTACGGCGCGGCGGCCCTGGCCTCCGGCTACAAGGTGACGGTCCACCTAGTCAACGAGGGACTCGTCGCGTTCAGGAAAGACGTGTTGCCGAAGCTCAACGCCGGCGGTCTGGAGACCGCTATGTCGCCCCCGATGTACGCCCCGTACGTCGAGACGTACCTCAAGAACCTAAAGGAGGCGGTGGCCAAAGGCGCGTTGAAGACTTGGTACGACTTCCTTAAAGACCTAAAGAGCCAGTACGGCGATAGGTTCAAGATATACGCGTGTCCCCTCGCGGCTCAGCTATACGGCATATCCAAGGGCGACTTAGTCGACGTGGTCGACGACATACGCGGCGCCGAGTACTTCTTAGAGGAGGTATACGGCGGCGTCGTGATGTACTTATGA
- a CDS encoding cbb3-type cytochrome c oxidase subunit I: MRLGERILDYLTTTSAHKIGLMYLALSVVNFIMAGLMALFIRTVIAATPPATPTSLVSPNDYYWFVSLHGLAMLLLFAMQAVVGMANIAVPKLIGAPDLYWPRINALSFWLQVPSSVLMWSALMYAYQGAGTGWTLYPPLSTELRTLGVDLVLLAIVISGISSTLSGINFILTITRLRRPDIKMLDMSLFAWSILAMSVLMVAALPPLAMGAVMQLLERHLGMTFFAPNPDNPLASGDPRLWQHIFWFFGHPEVYILVLPAMGLVSELVQRFAGRRAYGYTAIAVSSVAIASISFAVWVHHMFVAVEDWITRVAFAVATMAVAIPSGVKVFNWVATLYGARIRLRAPMLYALSFIGFFIIGGVTGVFFPVIPVDLDLNNTYFVLGHFHYIVNAIALAVLGALLYYFPHLTGRWYNEGLAKAAWALWVFGGGVTYSLMLAAGALGMPRWYAAVPTPSLEPYALGMTVGSWMIGAGAALYLINLLWSLKYGRPVRNPEDPWGVAKIGLPDVVKPAAEPEHVHTPWPAIVGLGTLPLALGVLNILTAEPTSIMRGLTSPSPELGWGLVALFAVLGLGWFWSDMVRRALVIRSLNGGYVHFELPKPPSVWKDIHATMGWVILSEAVLFLTLISSAYYARITLYQEWTSAAQSAPALLSPLAIAMSIALWSSSLTASMARREFVAGRVGRFYAFLAVTMALGLFFALSQFLLEYPHLMHEGFVPTASIFSMYFFSIVTLHGFHVLIGLTFWAFVALLTRLGYWTPKRAAGVEAAEYYWHFVDGIWVLVFLTFYVGAVNSLPPPAALHA, encoded by the coding sequence ATGAGGCTCGGCGAAAGGATCTTGGACTACCTCACGACGACGTCGGCCCACAAGATAGGCTTGATGTATCTGGCGCTCAGCGTGGTTAACTTCATCATGGCGGGCCTCATGGCGCTTTTCATAAGGACGGTTATAGCGGCCACGCCCCCCGCGACCCCCACGTCGCTGGTGTCGCCGAACGACTACTACTGGTTCGTGTCCCTCCACGGGCTCGCCATGTTATTGCTGTTCGCGATGCAGGCGGTGGTCGGCATGGCCAACATAGCGGTGCCCAAGCTCATAGGCGCGCCCGATCTGTACTGGCCGAGGATAAACGCCCTCTCGTTCTGGCTACAAGTGCCGTCGTCCGTGCTCATGTGGTCCGCGCTGATGTACGCGTATCAAGGCGCGGGGACGGGGTGGACCCTCTACCCGCCTCTGTCGACCGAGCTGAGGACTCTAGGCGTCGATTTGGTCCTCCTGGCGATAGTCATATCCGGCATATCGTCCACGCTGTCCGGCATAAACTTCATATTGACGATAACTAGGCTGAGGCGCCCCGACATCAAGATGTTGGACATGTCGCTGTTCGCCTGGAGCATATTGGCCATGTCTGTGTTGATGGTGGCCGCCCTGCCGCCGCTGGCGATGGGCGCAGTGATGCAGTTGCTCGAGAGGCATCTAGGCATGACGTTCTTCGCGCCCAACCCCGACAACCCGCTGGCGAGCGGCGACCCCAGGCTGTGGCAACACATCTTCTGGTTCTTCGGACATCCGGAGGTCTACATACTGGTGTTGCCGGCCATGGGCCTCGTGTCCGAGCTAGTCCAGAGGTTCGCCGGGCGTAGGGCGTACGGGTATACGGCTATAGCGGTCTCCTCGGTCGCCATAGCCTCGATAAGCTTCGCCGTGTGGGTACACCACATGTTCGTGGCCGTGGAGGACTGGATAACTAGAGTGGCCTTCGCGGTGGCGACAATGGCCGTGGCCATACCCTCGGGCGTCAAGGTGTTCAACTGGGTCGCCACGCTCTACGGAGCCCGTATAAGGCTCAGGGCGCCCATGCTGTACGCCTTGTCCTTCATAGGCTTCTTCATTATCGGCGGAGTCACCGGCGTCTTCTTCCCCGTAATACCCGTGGACCTCGACCTCAACAACACCTACTTCGTCTTGGGCCACTTCCACTACATAGTCAACGCGATAGCCCTCGCCGTGCTCGGCGCCTTGCTCTACTACTTCCCGCACTTGACCGGGAGGTGGTACAACGAGGGCTTGGCCAAGGCCGCCTGGGCCCTCTGGGTCTTCGGAGGCGGCGTTACCTACAGCCTGATGCTGGCCGCAGGCGCCTTGGGCATGCCCAGGTGGTACGCCGCGGTCCCCACCCCGAGCTTGGAGCCCTACGCCTTAGGCATGACTGTGGGCAGCTGGATGATAGGAGCGGGCGCGGCTCTCTACCTCATAAACCTGCTCTGGAGCCTTAAATACGGCAGGCCCGTGAGGAACCCGGAAGATCCGTGGGGCGTCGCCAAGATCGGGCTACCCGACGTCGTGAAGCCCGCGGCCGAGCCGGAGCACGTCCACACGCCGTGGCCGGCCATAGTGGGCCTGGGCACCCTGCCGCTGGCGCTCGGCGTCCTCAACATACTCACGGCGGAGCCGACGAGCATAATGCGGGGCCTCACGTCGCCCTCGCCCGAGCTGGGGTGGGGACTGGTGGCCCTCTTCGCCGTGCTGGGGCTGGGCTGGTTCTGGTCCGACATGGTTAGGCGCGCCTTGGTGATACGCTCGCTCAACGGCGGGTACGTCCACTTCGAGTTGCCGAAGCCTCCCAGCGTCTGGAAGGACATACACGCCACGATGGGCTGGGTGATACTGTCCGAGGCCGTGCTGTTCCTCACCCTCATATCGTCGGCCTACTACGCGCGCATAACGCTGTACCAAGAGTGGACAAGCGCCGCGCAGTCGGCCCCCGCCTTGCTCTCGCCGTTGGCTATAGCTATGTCGATCGCGTTGTGGAGCAGTAGCCTCACGGCGTCCATGGCCAGGAGAGAGTTCGTGGCAGGGCGCGTCGGGAGGTTCTACGCCTTTCTGGCCGTAACGATGGCGCTTGGCCTCTTCTTCGCGCTGTCCCAGTTCCTGCTCGAGTACCCGCACCTAATGCACGAAGGGTTCGTCCCCACGGCCAGCATATTCTCTATGTACTTCTTCTCCATAGTGACGCTACACGGCTTCCACGTACTGATAGGGCTGACCTTCTGGGCCTTCGTGGCCTTGTTGACCCGCCTCGGCTACTGGACGCCTAAGAGGGCGGCCGGCGTCGAGGCCGCCGAGTACTACTGGCACTTCGTCGACGGCATATGGGTCCTCGTATTCCTCACGTTCTACGTAGGCGCAGTGAACAGCCTGCCTCCGCCCGCCGCGTTGCACGCATGA
- a CDS encoding DUF6036 family nucleotidyltransferase, whose protein sequence is MTSRLQLPRGVRRVAEICRSLGYRVFLIGARALELYGLVRQTADWDLAIDRPFTVEVRDRLTEALRGVGYSVQWRKWGLYVDAEGVHVDINYAPLILDDEFVSRCREAEGLLIPSPEDLAILKLASGERKDIDDLKKLLRLPLDLSYLRRRALQAGLEKELERIWRRVHGTRL, encoded by the coding sequence ATGACAAGCCGGCTTCAACTACCGCGGGGCGTTAGGAGGGTGGCGGAGATATGCCGATCCTTGGGGTATAGAGTTTTTCTAATTGGGGCGAGGGCCTTGGAGCTCTACGGCCTGGTGCGGCAGACGGCTGATTGGGACTTAGCCATCGACCGGCCGTTCACCGTAGAGGTCAGAGATAGGCTCACAGAGGCGTTGAGGGGAGTCGGCTATTCCGTCCAGTGGAGGAAATGGGGGCTGTACGTGGACGCGGAGGGCGTACACGTGGACATAAACTATGCCCCCCTCATATTGGACGACGAGTTTGTCTCCAGGTGTAGGGAGGCTGAAGGCCTCCTAATACCGTCACCCGAAGATCTGGCTATCCTGAAGCTAGCGAGCGGCGAACGGAAGGACATAGACGACTTGAAGAAATTACTTAGGCTTCCCCTCGACTTGTCGTATCTGAGGAGGAGGGCCCTCCAGGCAGGTCTCGAGAAAGAGCTGGAGAGGATCTGGCGGAGGGTGCATGGTACTCGCCTTTAG
- a CDS encoding PaREP1 family protein, translating into MAEERGSSVEEIVIDALTRQLDPDVRVKIYLELQEKYLREAEELYARGDLPQAGEKYWGAVAALLNAIAEKRGWRHYSHRDYAEIVERLSEEVGAPLGRLFASCERLHSNFYHNFLTRLNFDAHREDALRLIEILRRLLS; encoded by the coding sequence ATGGCCGAGGAGAGGGGTAGTAGCGTGGAGGAGATAGTGATAGACGCGTTAACGCGGCAACTCGACCCTGACGTTAGGGTTAAGATCTACTTGGAGCTACAGGAAAAATATCTAAGGGAGGCCGAGGAGCTCTATGCGAGGGGCGACTTGCCGCAGGCCGGGGAGAAGTACTGGGGGGCCGTCGCGGCGTTGCTCAACGCAATTGCGGAAAAGAGAGGTTGGAGACACTACAGCCACCGGGACTACGCCGAAATTGTAGAGAGGCTTTCCGAAGAGGTGGGGGCGCCTCTGGGCAGACTCTTTGCAAGTTGTGAAAGATTGCATTCAAACTTTTATCACAACTTTCTAACCAGACTTAATTTTGACGCTCACAGAGAGGACGCGCTGAGGCTTATTGAGATATTGAGGAGACTATTGTCGTAA
- the mntA gene encoding type VII toxin-antitoxin system MntA family adenylyltransferase antitoxin: MRILRILEDAEARIKRVESADDEDILRWNLYAAVQDVLDALAVLFSELGWRKPPSYTRLVLEAEERGVLPPGFAPFVKMRNALAHAYREINARELGEMRARALEELPRLLAAVKSFVKERGVGPAVEWGPAAEVFRRFGVKFAYLFGSRARGLEREDSDWDVAVYFGRDVSIVDEAELAAELSRALGAEVDVVALDAAGLDLIYTVLRGGVVIYSVDEELRRRWEIESYLEYLDYASGYLD, translated from the coding sequence GTGAGGATTTTGAGGATTCTAGAAGACGCCGAGGCGAGGATTAAACGCGTCGAGTCGGCCGACGACGAGGATATACTGCGGTGGAATCTCTACGCCGCAGTCCAGGACGTGCTCGACGCCTTGGCTGTTCTCTTCTCGGAGCTGGGCTGGAGGAAGCCGCCGTCGTACACCCGACTTGTCCTAGAGGCGGAGGAGAGGGGCGTGTTGCCGCCCGGCTTCGCCCCCTTTGTGAAGATGCGGAACGCCTTGGCCCATGCGTATAGGGAAATAAATGCCCGCGAACTGGGGGAGATGAGGGCGAGGGCGCTGGAGGAGCTCCCGCGCCTCCTCGCCGCCGTTAAGTCGTTTGTAAAGGAGAGGGGAGTCGGCCCGGCGGTGGAGTGGGGGCCTGCCGCCGAGGTGTTTAGGAGGTTTGGGGTAAAGTTCGCCTACTTGTTCGGCTCCCGGGCCAGGGGGCTTGAGAGGGAGGACAGCGACTGGGACGTCGCGGTCTATTTCGGAAGGGACGTCTCCATTGTGGACGAGGCGGAGCTCGCGGCGGAGCTGTCGAGGGCGCTGGGGGCCGAGGTGGACGTGGTGGCGCTGGATGCGGCCGGCCTCGACCTCATCTACACGGTTCTGAGAGGCGGCGTGGTGATCTACTCCGTCGATGAGGAGTTGCGGAGGCGGTGGGAGATCGAGTCGTACCTAGAGTATCTGGACTACGCCAGCGGCTATCTAGACTGA